Proteins encoded together in one Panthera uncia isolate 11264 chromosome A2, Puncia_PCG_1.0, whole genome shotgun sequence window:
- the EZH2 gene encoding histone-lysine N-methyltransferase EZH2 isoform X3, with protein METAKDTACPHPDFCELIARDQGGHSPALPSTIFHNTVFTWNQPSAKSLSLVVSSYNYYFWLDFPLQLPVVQPHSRLLYQLVDCSVTSDLDFPTQIIPLKTLNAVASVPIMYSWSPLQQNFMVEDETVLHNIPYMGDEVLDQDGTFIEELIKNYDGKVHGDRECGFINDEIFVELVNALGQYNDDDDDDDGDDPDEREEKQKDLEENRDDKESRPPRKFPSDKIFEAISSMFPDKGTAEELKEKYKELTEQQLPGALPPECTPNIDGPNAKSVQREQSLHSFHTLFCRRCFKYDCFLHPFHATPNTYKRKNTETALDNKPCGPQCYQHLEGAKEFAAALTAERIKTPPKRPGGRRRGRLPNNSRPSTPTINVLESKDTDSDREAGTETGGENNDKEEEEKKDETSSSSEANSRCQTPIKMKPNIEPPENVEWSGAEASMFRVLIGTYYDNFCAIARLIGTKTCRQVYEFRVKESSIIAPVPAEDVDTPPRKKKRKHRLWAAHCRKIQLKKDGSSNHVYNYQPCDHPRQPCDSSCPCVIAQNFCEKFCQCSSECQNRFPGCRCKAQCNTKQCPCYLAVRECDPDLCLTCGAADHWDSKNVSCKNCSIQRGSKKHLLLAPSDVAGWGIFIKDPVQKNEFISEYCGEIISQDEADRRGKVYDKYMCSFLFNLNNDFVVDATRKGNKIRFANHSVNPNCYAKVMMVNGDHRIGIFAKRAIQTGEELFFDYRYSQADALKYVGIEREMEIP; from the exons gCCATTCACCTGCTCTTCCCTCTACGATTTTCCATAACACAGTTTTTACTTGGAACCAGCCTTCTGCCAAGAGTCTCAGTTTGGTTGTGTCCTCCTACAACTACTATTTTTGGCTTGACTTCCCTCTCCAGCTCCCAGTGGTCCAGCCACACAGTCGCCTATTGTACCAGCTGGTTGAT TGTTCAGTGACCAGTGACTTGGATTTTCCAACGCAAATCATCCCATTAAAGACTCTGAATGCAGTCGCTTCAGTACCCATAATGTATTCTTGGTCTCCCCTACAGcagaattttatg gtggaAGATGAAACGGTTTTACATAACATTCCTTATATGGGGGATGAAGTTTTAGACCAGGATGGGACTTTCATTGAAGAGCTAATAAAAAACTATGATGGAAAAGTACACGGGGATAGAG AATGCGGGTTTATAAATGATGAAATTTTTGTGGAGTTGGTGAATGCTCTTGGTCAgtacaatgatgatgatgatgatgatgatggcgatgaccctgatgaaagagaagaaaaacagaaagatctGGAGGAGAACAGAGATG ACAAAGAAAGCCGCCCGCCTCGGAAATTTCCTTCCGATAAAATTTTTGAAGCCATTTCTTCAATGTTTCCGGATAAGGGCACAGCAGAAGAACTAAAGGAAAA GTATAAAGAACTGACCGAGCAGCAGCTCCCGGGCGCACTTCCTCCTGAGTGCACCCCGAACATCGATGGGCCGAACGCCAAGTCCGTGCAGAGGGAGCAGAGCCTGCACTCTTTCCACACGCTCTTCTGCAGGCGGTGCTTCAAGTACGACTGCTTCCTGCACC CTTTTCACGCAACACCCAACACTTATAAGCGGAAGAACACAGAAACGGCTCTAGACAACAAGCCGTGTGGACCACAGTGTTACCAGCACTTG GAGGGAGCAAAGGAGTTTGCCGCTGCCCTCACCGCTGAGCGGATAAAGACACCGCCGAAGCGGCCCGGAGGCCGCAGGAGAGGACGGCTCCCCAACAACAGCAGGCCCAGCACCCCCACCATTAACGTGCTGGAATCGAAAGACACAGACAGCGACCGGGAAGCGGGGACGGAGACGGGCGGGGAGAACAACgacaaagaggaggaggagaaaaaagacgAGACTTCCAGTTCCTCGG AAGCGAATTCTCGATGTCAAACGCCAATAAAGATGAAGCCAAATATCGAGCCTCCCGAAAACGTGGAGTGGAGTGGTGCCGAGGCCTCGATGTTCAGGGTCCTCATTGGCACATATTATGACAATTTCTGTGCCATTGCCAGGCTCATCGGGACCAAAACTTGTAGGCAG GTGTATGAGTTCCGTGTCAAAGAATCCAGCATCATAGCTCCGGTGCCGGCCGAGGATGTGGACACCCCtccaaggaagaagaagaggaaacaccG GTTGTGGGCTGCACACTGCAGAAAGATACAGCTGAAAAAGG aTGGCTCCTCTAACCACGTTTACAACTACCAGCCCTGTGACCATCCGCGTCAGCCTTGTGACAGTTCGTGCCCTTGTGTGATAGCACAAAATTTTTGTGAGAAGTTCTGTCAGTGTAGTTCAGAGT GTCAGAACCGCTTTCCCGGCTGCCGCTGCAAAGCCCAGTGCAACACCAAGCAGTGCCCGTGCTACCTGGCCGTGCGCGAGTGCGACCCCGACCTCTGCCTCACCTGTGGTGCGGCCGACCACTGGGACAGCAAAAACGTGTCCTGCAAGAACTGTAGCATCCAGCGGGGCTCCAAGAAG CACCTGCTGCTGGCGCCGTCCGACGTGGCGGGCTGGGGGATTTTCATCAAAGATCCCgtacagaaaaatgaattcaTCTCGGAGTACTGTGGAGAG ATTATTTCTCAAGATGAAGCAGACAGAAGAGGGAAAGTATACGACAAATACATGTGCAGCTTTCTGTTCAACTTGAACAACG atTTCGTGGTGGATGCAACCCGCAAGGGTAACAAGATTCGTTTTGCAAATCATTCAGTAAATCCAAACTGCTATGCAAAAG TTATGATGGTTAACGGCGATCACAGGATAGGGATTTTTGCTAAGAGAGCCATCCAGACTGGTGAAGAGCTGTTTTTTGATTACAG ATACAGCCAGGCCGACGCCCTCAAGTACGTGGGCATcgagagagaaatggaaatcccTTGA